The genome window GTAGATAAAGCGGTGACTGGGAAGTTAGcgatatattttaaaagacaTCGGGACGGGTACGTACTGGCTTGTCCTTGGTGGAGACTAACGTTGAGAGTATTGTTGGCGATGCACCGGTCGACATATGCGGAGAGATGGTTCAAGATCTCCAGAGGAAGATGGCCCAAGGGTTTCTTGGACCGCTTGATAAGCTTTCTCGGGTTGGACTCGGCAAAAGAAACGCCCAGGTATTCACCGATTGATTTCCAGGGCGTCTTTTTCGGGGGTTGAACGACTTGGCGGTCGTGGGCCTCTTTGGCAAATGTGTCGAGGTGTGCAACCAGGCCTGCTAGATCCTCGTAGCCAACATCGGGTTCGAATCGCAGTTTATGTTTGAGGGAAACGGCGAACGCCAGAATGAGATTCATGGCAGTCCTGCGTTTATTAGTAAAATGGGAATAATCGCAAGCGCGAAAGTCTTACAGTTTTGCCAGCAAGTCTTCCTTGCCTTCCTCTCCTGCGCGTTCTGCCGTGTTGACCCAAATAGTACGTGCAAGGTTGCGAGCCGTCTGATTGAGGAGCGCCCAGTACTTTCTTCCATCCGCCCATCTATGGAGATTAGCAGCTGTCCATGTGCAGGTCAAGAGTCAGACTTACCTCTCATATGCCGTCGAACTGCGGAACGACAGCGCCAAACTGACCACGAAACCGGTAACTGTCAAAAGAATATCGTTGATGCCGACTAGTGAAAATTGGTCAGCGTTCAGTCACATTCTGCGAAAGAAAAACCTACTGTTGTGGACAAATCTGGAAATGAGGGTAATGAGGGTGGACCAAGCTGCAACAAAGGCAAGGGGTAAAATCATTTTCGGCATGATACTGCCATGCATTCGTAGGAAGATGGGCCATTTGGAGTGTCGATCGAGATCTCGCGGTCCGTGCTATACGTCTGTTGTTAGTCTAAGTGGTCCCCCCAATATACCCTGATATTAACATACGAAATATCGATCGATTTCGCTAGAGTTGCGTCTTCCCAACATGAACTGTCTGTCTGTGGAACTGGCGAGGTTCtccagaaaagaaggacGAGGTGTCAAGCGTCCTCGTGGCTCTTTGGGTTCATTTGCCGGGACAATAGTGGGCACATCATGGTCCGCGGTGGGTGCCAGGTGGTTATCGTGGCTCGCTTCGTCGCCCATTCTGACCTGAAAATTAATCGGTGGGTTGAGATTCgaaaggagagaaaatgatggtggtttgggggtAAAGAACAAAGAAGGGCCTGCCTTCGGGGAACGAACGTGAAAGATCAACCTGGGAATGGAGACAGGTGATAAACGAAGGTAGTAAGCAACGATTGAAAATTCCCGAGAAGTGAAGATCGATGGGAGAGGACGGTGCGTCAGGAGTTCACTGATGGGGATATCTACTAACTAATATCTAGTGCCGACATAAACTTATTAATCCCAGACCAACGACTGCCACGCATTGGACATGGGGCAGCTCCATAAAACAAAGTTCAGAGCGCTGCTGCCATTGTGTAACTGACATACACTGTTCATACACTCTAAAGTGTATGTCAGTATTGTATGCTGCGTGTACTGGTACCTGTACAGCCACTGGTGCTGCGTATGACTGCTgctattttttcttcttttaggGTGTCCCCGCTGCAGAATCAGGATGTACACGATACAGCGACCCCGGGTAGAGCCAATAGCGAGGGTCAACCGCCAGGAACGCTTGGCGATCCGCCCATTGGGAGCATCTGGCCAATAATGGATGCGGTCCAGACCCCCTGTTTCAGGCAGTTTGGCCGCGCCACGCGGGCCAAAACGTCAGACGGCTGCTTCCGCCCCAGTCAATCCGCTGGTCTcattcgtcttcttctcgcggCCAGGCCTTCGTGGCACCGCACGAGTCGATTTTCTCTCCGTCTGGGCTTCGCTGCTGAAACAAAAGCGAACCCAGTCAAAGAATCAAATTTCCACCCTGGACTTTCAGGAGAATATGAAAGGTCTTTGAGTCCGCCATGGTCTGTCTCTGGAGATAGGTCATTTTCTCTCACACTCGAAGGTCCGATGGTCTCATCTGGATCAGACTTCCACGCCCCTTGGGGATAAATCAAGACGGCACCGTTTGCGATAGGATCGCGATCCGAGTCTCACTCCAGTGTATGCCTCGCTGCAGGAACGGCGTATTCCGTGCAATTAACCCGATACCCCTGTCGCCTCCCGCGCGGAGACACCGCATCGCCTCACAGATCGAAGATCAAAGAATTCTCTGATAATCAGTCAATTTATCAAATACACGCTACTGACTCATCAGGTGCTATTCATGTGCTATTTCAGGGGGTGTGTTTTCTCCGAGCATTAACCACGAACGCTTCAGGGTCCGATCAAAAGGGGTTCTACAGCATGTACAAGTTGTTATGCCACAGCCGAGGCTACTTGCCAAGCCAACTTTCACCGAGCCTAGACAAATGACACCGACATTAGCATGTCTTGACTTCTCGTATTCGAGTTTCATTACCATCTTGCAGGAGCGTAACCCAAATCAGCCGAACCTAACCATGATCGTATTGATTGATAAGCGGAGGTGTAAAGTGCTGTGTCACACCCGGACAGTGACTATTCCTGCAGCTAACTTCTTCAATGTTTCATCATCTGCCCGCTCAGTCAATTGATCAAGACCAAGCGTGAAGACCAAAGCTTCATGATGACCTGTGCCTTGATCACGGTCCACCAACCTATTTACAAATTGTCGGCTACTAATTGCCATCTCATTCTTCCAAGACAATACCTCGTAGTATAACTTAAAAtcgaaatagaaaagaaagaacaaataAATCCACACCCTCGCCACCACTCTACCAAGATTCTCTCACAACCGGACCAGCTATATTTACTCCATAACCAGTCCGGACTCCAACAGGTAAAATCTATAGATAGCAGCACCACTTCTATCTTCCTTTCCAATACAGTAGTACAGTACATCGGGCTAAGAATTCTACATAGTACATCTACATCTATCTAACAACCGTATCTATTTTTGGTACCGagcgggaggaggtgggggagCATTAGTTAGTCGGGAAATCGAATTTCTTCGGTTCTTCCGTCGTGACAGACATCTCTCGATCTAGTCTACCCGGTGGAAAACCATAGAGCCGTTAATGGGGCTGTGCTTGTACAGTTTGTGTAGTAGTGTGGCGTGTTGAGGAGTTTTTTCATGGATTCTGTATTCGGGTTGAGGGCTCCATCGTGGTTATTTTTACTGTTGTGTGTTTTCGTTTGTTCGGCTCAAAGTAGTTGTACTCGCCTGGTCAAGTTTCGTGAGGAATGGACCGCTATGTATTCTTTAGATGTTTAGACGGGATGATTGAATGTCCGAGGTCACTTCCTTCGTTGAATATTTATGATCGCATATGGCTTGGTGAATATAATCCAACGGCGGATCTGCAGCCTATTTCTATTTGGGTCCGCGgatctaattaattacttGTAGTG of Aspergillus luchuensis IFO 4308 DNA, chromosome 7, nearly complete sequence contains these proteins:
- a CDS encoding UPF0187 domain membrane protein (COG:S;~EggNog:ENOG410PHYB;~InterPro:IPR021134;~PFAM:PF01062;~TransMembrane:4 (i93-111o117-137i327-348o354-373i)), producing the protein MGDEASHDNHLAPTADHDVPTIVPANEPKEPRGRLTPRPSFLENLASSTDRQFMLGRRNSSEIDRYFHGPRDLDRHSKWPIFLRMHGSIMPKMILPLAFVAAWSTLITLISRFVHNIGINDILLTVTGFVVSLALSFRSSTAYERWADGRKYWALLNQTARNLARTIWVNTAERAGEEGKEDLLAKLTAMNLILAFAVSLKHKLRFEPDVGYEDLAGLVAHLDTFAKEAHDRQVVQPPKKTPWKSIGEYLGVSFAESNPRKLIKRSKKPLGHLPLEILNHLSAYVDRCIANNTLNVSLHQGQAITALSTLNEVLTGTERVLDTPLPAAYSISIAQIAWIYVLVLPFQLYDFLEWVTIPASVVAAYIILGLAFIGSEIENPFGHDVNDLPLDTYCRQLAVELDIITAMPPPKLDEFGTREDNFVLYPLSTSGYPEWKDRSVEEIRAALRAKVVANYPSAAMSDAATVIGSVRSKQSV